The proteins below are encoded in one region of Frankiales bacterium:
- the raiA gene encoding ribosome-associated translation inhibitor RaiA: MNAPVDILVRGRHTDLSQRFRDHVVDKLGRVDRFGVPLSRVDVEVSKESNPRQADRAFEVELTCVGRGPVIRAEASAGDKYAALDLAYGRLEERLRRAAERRLPKHRRATPVVAVPGDGLAAQDGAEAEDSEPDVVYEDGPVVVRDKTHPSAPMTVSEALHALELVGHDFFLFHDVESDLPTVVYKRRGYDYGLLRLELSEVREAAEVS; encoded by the coding sequence ATGAACGCGCCCGTCGACATCCTCGTCCGAGGTCGGCACACGGATCTGTCCCAGCGCTTTCGTGACCACGTCGTCGACAAGCTCGGCCGGGTGGACCGGTTCGGCGTCCCTCTCTCGCGCGTCGACGTCGAGGTGAGCAAGGAGAGCAACCCGCGACAGGCGGACCGCGCGTTCGAGGTCGAGCTCACCTGCGTCGGGCGGGGCCCGGTGATCCGCGCCGAGGCCAGCGCCGGCGACAAGTACGCCGCCCTCGACCTCGCCTACGGCCGGCTCGAGGAGCGGCTGCGCCGCGCCGCCGAGCGCCGGCTGCCCAAGCACCGCCGGGCCACGCCCGTCGTCGCGGTGCCCGGCGACGGCCTCGCCGCGCAGGACGGCGCGGAGGCCGAGGACTCCGAGCCCGACGTCGTCTACGAGGACGGCCCGGTGGTCGTGCGCGACAAGACCCACCCCAGCGCGCCCATGACCGTGTCCGAGGCGCTGCACGCCCTCGAGCTGGTGGGGCACGACTTCTTCCTCTTCCACGACGTCGAGAGCGACCTGCCCACGGTGGTCTACAAGCGCCGCGGCTACGACTACGGCCTGCTGCGGCTCGAGCTGTCCGAGGTGCGCGAGGCCGCCGAGGTCTCCTGA
- a CDS encoding ComF family protein has product MAGVTGPGRRGRAAAPSALPAPRSLIVPGDLLAPWRRCAGCTGPGGPLCASCRAGLDGPVRRPVLDRAPPGLPRVCAAAAYDGPVREALVAFKDHGRWALRPVLGDALARAVAGLLVAPGAALSPESGRVVLVPVPGSPGAARARDGDHVRELAGVAAARLRAQGLPAGVAAVLTGVRRRRDQVGLGREQRRANLDRSMAATTGVRRVRHAVIVDDLVTTGATLAEAARALRAAGVEPLGAAVVAAREGRPAPAP; this is encoded by the coding sequence GTGGCGGGCGTGACGGGTCCGGGACGCCGAGGTCGCGCGGCTGCCCCGTCGGCGCTGCCCGCACCGCGGTCGCTGATCGTGCCGGGGGACCTGCTCGCGCCGTGGCGGCGCTGCGCGGGGTGCACGGGCCCCGGCGGTCCGCTGTGCGCCTCCTGCCGTGCCGGGCTCGACGGCCCGGTGCGCCGGCCCGTCCTCGACCGCGCCCCGCCGGGACTGCCCCGGGTCTGCGCGGCCGCGGCGTACGACGGGCCCGTGCGCGAGGCGCTCGTGGCGTTCAAGGACCACGGCCGGTGGGCGCTGCGCCCGGTGCTCGGTGACGCGCTGGCCCGGGCCGTGGCCGGGCTGCTCGTGGCCCCGGGAGCCGCGCTGTCCCCGGAGAGCGGCCGGGTGGTGCTGGTGCCGGTGCCGGGCTCCCCGGGCGCGGCCCGCGCCCGCGACGGCGACCACGTGCGCGAGCTCGCCGGCGTCGCCGCGGCGCGCCTGCGGGCCCAGGGCCTGCCCGCCGGCGTCGCGGCCGTGCTCACCGGGGTGCGCCGCCGCCGCGACCAGGTGGGGCTCGGCCGGGAGCAGCGCCGGGCCAACCTCGACCGCTCGATGGCCGCGACCACGGGCGTGCGCCGGGTGCGCCACGCGGTGATCGTCGACGACCTCGTCACCACGGGCGCCACGCTCGCGGAGGCGGCGCGCGCGCTGCGTGCCGCCGGTGTGGAGCCGCTCGGGGCGGCTGTCGTCGCAGCCCGCGAGGGCCGTCCGGCGCCTGCCCCGTGA